The following are encoded in a window of Ruminiclostridium herbifermentans genomic DNA:
- a CDS encoding recombinase — translation MSHTPFGYRIENGKAIIDSEAAEKVKKLFQYYLSGDSLVNAAKKAGIKSYHSGIGRMLRNTCYLGNEYYPVIIDNETFAAAEEERTRRAEKLGRIRKPKEKAEIVFPTEFYINEVVQQFDDPFQQAEYVYSLIEMEVQKDGS, via the coding sequence ATGAGCCACACGCCATTTGGCTATCGAATTGAAAATGGAAAAGCCATAATTGATAGTGAAGCTGCTGAGAAAGTAAAAAAACTGTTTCAGTATTATCTTTCTGGCGATTCGTTAGTAAACGCTGCAAAAAAAGCTGGCATTAAATCCTATCATTCTGGTATTGGCAGGATGCTTAGAAACACCTGTTATCTCGGTAATGAATATTATCCTGTGATTATCGATAATGAGACCTTTGCTGCCGCAGAGGAGGAACGCACCAGGCGGGCTGAGAAGCTTGGCCGCATTCGTAAACCAAAAGAAAAAGCAGAGATTGTCTTCCCCACCGAATTCTATATAAACGAAGTCGTGCAGCAATTTGATGATCCTTTTCAGCAGGCCGAATACGTCTACAGTTTGATAGAAATGGAGGTACAAAAGGATGGAAGTTAA
- a CDS encoding TIR domain-containing protein — MAYRTKTYIAADWDGDKNAVDKLCEWNDGEKWSLSFTDAHDLTQARDDSLNCSIKASLAIRMDASKTFVLIVGSNTKSRRSGECTYCSNFDNGKCKTGHTVSNDSFIEYECKKAVRDRENIKIVILYNAATVDKSKCPDIIKAYGTHAPMQKMKDGKHYWDYQSVKNAMGL; from the coding sequence ATGGCTTACAGAACAAAGACGTATATTGCGGCAGACTGGGACGGAGATAAAAATGCTGTTGATAAACTATGTGAATGGAATGATGGTGAGAAATGGAGTTTATCATTTACTGATGCTCATGATCTCACTCAGGCACGGGATGATAGTTTGAACTGTAGCATCAAGGCATCCCTTGCAATAAGAATGGATGCTTCTAAAACATTTGTCTTGATTGTTGGGAGTAACACCAAAAGCCGAAGATCAGGTGAATGCACATATTGTTCGAACTTCGACAACGGTAAGTGCAAAACAGGGCATACAGTAAGTAATGATAGTTTCATCGAATATGAGTGCAAAAAGGCGGTTCGAGATAGAGAAAATATCAAAATTGTAATCCTATATAATGCGGCAACTGTTGATAAAAGCAAGTGCCCAGATATCATTAAAGCTTATGGTACGCACGCTCCAATGCAGAAAATGAAAGACGGCAAGCATTATTGGGATTATCAATCTGTCAAGAATGCAATGGGGTTATAG
- a CDS encoding macro domain-containing protein → MRGIRQIISMLPKILTDSLKLAFTILGGIGIVVGFTSFSLDCIGKLPAQIGAVTLVYVVLVIGTIYIKRKLTKNQVTLNIRGMKVIVKEGDIFSANGWKLIPFNEYFDTQVDDIIIAHNSLNGKYIDSLSDDEKEALKLAIATDNRSPLKRYESADGAKTRYELGTIKVFQDVMMLALTHFNEQNEAHTNRAEYENTLRKMWKEINRTYQGKPINIPLIGGGLTRLDDMTDKPNEQLLRCILCTLRTSNVTFDENVQISIILTKKALETINLYELKGEK, encoded by the coding sequence ATGAGAGGAATAAGGCAAATAATATCAATGCTTCCCAAAATCCTGACAGACAGCCTCAAACTCGCATTTACGATACTTGGTGGAATAGGAATTGTTGTAGGTTTCACATCGTTCTCGCTCGACTGTATAGGCAAACTGCCTGCCCAGATTGGAGCAGTTACACTTGTGTATGTTGTACTTGTTATTGGAACGATATATATAAAGCGTAAACTTACAAAAAATCAGGTAACGTTAAATATTCGTGGTATGAAGGTTATTGTAAAAGAGGGAGATATATTCTCTGCTAATGGCTGGAAGCTTATCCCATTTAATGAGTACTTTGATACTCAGGTTGACGATATAATTATTGCACATAATTCTCTTAACGGGAAATACATAGACTCTCTTTCCGATGATGAAAAGGAAGCGCTTAAACTAGCTATTGCTACTGATAACAGAAGTCCTTTGAAGAGATATGAGTCAGCCGATGGTGCAAAGACAAGATATGAGCTGGGTACAATCAAGGTTTTTCAAGATGTTATGATGTTGGCTTTAACACATTTTAATGAGCAAAACGAGGCACATACAAACCGTGCTGAATATGAAAATACTCTTCGAAAGATGTGGAAAGAAATTAATCGCACATATCAAGGCAAACCAATAAATATTCCGCTTATCGGCGGTGGACTTACTCGACTCGACGATATGACTGACAAGCCAAATGAGCAACTGCTTAGATGTATTCTTTGTACTCTTCGGACGAGTAACGTCACTTTTGATGAAAATGTTCAAATATCTATAATTCTTACGAAAAAGGCGTTAGAAACAATAAATCTTTATGAACTGAAAGGAGAAAAATAA
- a CDS encoding TIR domain-containing protein: MANRTGTYIAFDGLGETDPTKSDFRYYATIQAWCANSNIEFNITNSHEKTYAVRDSSLKATLYARIQERLRASKNMLVILTEDTRYTGSVLSYEIEQAIDNYKIPLIIAYPGYSAILNVDALNDLWPKALADRINKSGTEAIHIAFKKDCILDAITQFHVNGKHLSNGKNYYSKDAYIQWGLIK, translated from the coding sequence ATGGCAAACAGAACTGGGACATATATCGCTTTTGATGGATTAGGTGAAACCGACCCTACCAAGTCTGACTTCAGATACTATGCTACTATTCAGGCCTGGTGTGCAAACAGTAACATTGAATTTAACATCACGAATAGCCACGAAAAAACATATGCTGTCCGTGACTCAAGTTTAAAAGCCACACTATATGCTCGAATTCAGGAAAGACTAAGGGCATCAAAAAATATGCTTGTTATTCTCACAGAGGATACGCGTTATACTGGAAGCGTGCTTTCTTACGAAATCGAGCAAGCAATTGATAACTACAAAATTCCACTGATAATAGCATATCCTGGATATTCAGCAATACTTAATGTTGACGCTTTAAATGATCTATGGCCAAAGGCTCTCGCCGATCGAATAAATAAATCTGGGACGGAAGCGATACATATTGCTTTCAAAAAGGATTGTATTTTGGACGCAATTACGCAGTTTCATGTCAATGGAAAACATTTAAGCAACGGTAAAAATTATTACAGCAAAGATGCTTATATACAATGGGGTTTAATAAAGTGA
- a CDS encoding NACHT domain-containing protein produces MIYNWQRKWKLIGNEDKLEESFHNINKYRCLILLGEPGSGKSTELEKMYNDSNLSIFVDLRGVNSSADLKVKILVDNKDLDSLSEFYIYLDAFDEAVLNYKDIGDSLLKLLKNFGVNLKKVFLRITCRTGIWLDYLEDEFSKLWCKDEVKKYMLCALSDDDIKNSLDAEKIEYEKFYEEAINKNVYSLMKIPVTMKFLIDEYKVDQSFSNSKKNLYENGCIKLIEEPNKSKRQKLELVDEYDFNDRFYTAKVIAALTILCGTKYISHNMVKGYENLISSEISDLFSIYKKNINSVLKTAIFKSGNYGYEWTHLSYAEFLAANFINESFDFEKIIALIKHNYSEEKKTIPQLHALVGWLISINDKVFDWVFNNDFDIILLGELSSIDNKKKANIVERFITSDNNCGTRYFKYSIIEQLQCEETEKVIKRFLLGGYYTSTYKNYKVIQFSQTLKIKYSFDELLMGMAHGDNNISSYFCNKYLEYGNDELLTRLANILNDRIQKERKLNLMPSLRFKIYEMLYPKYISLQEKLDLMCKLLDEDNFYFESTFKESASKYSKDEIHEAIEYCEKVELSPKSKRTEAVVCHIIFTALLFNNDIQEQIKVLIIKYLECYKSFICLPEDSQVRRRLLKFIIELKYDFKKVELNDLYSNILKEDDIDWIRDQSEKGESYYDEISTIYQKKYSKEENVIKLIENPVKLKEIIKESQNDKNYNVWMNFIKLVFIDEVDIFEKLLSCWEDDYITERIEKLLGNEDIMSDIITLSVDYLENYNVLSSYKRHNISLEYDVSLICYYILSVSKSDSKIVDLIKVYRKWMCAILFENKFTNIHKELFCKFITIDKKYVLNWLFKQEILDSEDFDVKYSLILIIRNCLDEFIENEILKNFNKYKSNEFLCYVLLVNLLINNSKKAKAFVEEYILKFDNSLNSYDTEYKSVVAAYIFGQMNFDWKLVWKKIPNNEIKYDILLYIAQKASSHGFYDSNNINNFTNNNLISENQYAKFYIWIDVNANKTSKRDPLNSYINRIKESILYNLKKRNSKESREAIKYIWKSCYNEYIVQDLWKEIEYEYLKERWIPLKINEISAMYHNKQKTLIRNGADLLNEITNSLERFNKRMNGSKSIKHLLWNESNSTFTHKNEHALSNLIAFHLEYDLKETGVFVDREVEIRPKQGTDGSEKPDIVVQMKSGLNIHKNVIIYIEVKGSWHAEVSTSMESQLINKYMKNKSKYGIYVVGWYGEKASSIKNNEYSEIVDEFKSQAKELTDKYKVMVNTSVIDVSINT; encoded by the coding sequence ATGATATACAACTGGCAAAGGAAGTGGAAATTAATTGGAAATGAAGATAAATTAGAAGAATCATTTCATAATATAAACAAATATAGATGTTTAATACTACTCGGTGAACCAGGTAGTGGTAAATCTACGGAATTGGAAAAAATGTATAATGATTCTAATTTATCAATTTTTGTTGATTTAAGAGGTGTAAATTCTTCAGCAGATCTTAAGGTTAAAATTCTAGTTGATAACAAAGATTTAGACAGCCTAAGTGAATTTTATATCTATTTAGATGCTTTTGATGAAGCAGTTTTAAATTATAAAGATATTGGAGATTCGTTACTAAAATTACTAAAAAACTTTGGCGTGAACCTAAAAAAAGTCTTTCTTAGAATAACATGCCGTACAGGGATATGGCTAGATTATCTTGAAGATGAGTTTTCAAAATTGTGGTGTAAAGATGAAGTGAAAAAATATATGCTTTGCGCACTTTCAGATGATGATATTAAGAACTCACTTGATGCAGAAAAAATTGAGTACGAAAAGTTTTATGAAGAAGCGATTAACAAAAATGTATATTCTCTTATGAAAATACCGGTAACAATGAAGTTCTTAATTGATGAATATAAAGTCGATCAAAGTTTCTCTAATTCAAAGAAAAATTTGTATGAAAACGGATGTATAAAACTTATCGAGGAGCCAAATAAAAGTAAACGTCAAAAACTTGAGCTTGTTGATGAATATGATTTTAATGATAGATTTTATACTGCAAAAGTAATTGCAGCATTAACTATTTTATGTGGTACAAAATATATTAGTCATAATATGGTCAAAGGCTATGAAAATTTAATTTCTAGTGAAATAAGTGATTTATTTTCAATTTATAAGAAAAACATTAATTCTGTCTTGAAGACGGCGATATTTAAATCTGGAAATTATGGCTATGAATGGACTCATCTTTCTTATGCAGAGTTCTTGGCTGCTAACTTCATTAATGAATCATTTGATTTTGAAAAGATAATTGCACTTATTAAACACAATTATTCCGAAGAGAAAAAAACGATACCTCAATTACATGCATTAGTCGGTTGGTTAATCTCGATTAACGATAAGGTGTTTGACTGGGTTTTTAATAATGATTTTGACATTATACTTTTGGGCGAATTATCTTCAATTGATAATAAAAAGAAAGCTAATATAGTAGAAAGATTTATTACTTCTGATAATAATTGTGGTACTAGATATTTCAAGTATTCTATTATTGAACAATTACAATGTGAGGAGACAGAAAAAGTAATAAAGAGATTCCTTTTGGGCGGTTATTACACATCTACATATAAAAATTACAAGGTAATCCAGTTCTCTCAAACACTTAAAATTAAGTATTCATTTGATGAGTTGCTTATGGGGATGGCTCATGGAGATAATAATATTTCAAGCTATTTTTGTAATAAGTATTTAGAATATGGCAACGATGAACTACTAACTAGATTAGCAAATATTTTGAATGATAGGATTCAAAAGGAAAGAAAACTGAACCTTATGCCAAGCCTTAGATTTAAGATATATGAAATGTTATATCCAAAATATATTTCATTACAAGAAAAGTTAGACTTAATGTGTAAACTGCTTGACGAAGATAATTTTTATTTTGAATCAACGTTTAAAGAATCGGCATCAAAGTATAGCAAAGACGAGATTCATGAAGCAATAGAATACTGCGAGAAAGTTGAGTTAAGTCCAAAATCAAAAAGAACCGAAGCTGTCGTGTGTCATATTATATTTACAGCCTTGTTATTCAATAATGATATTCAAGAGCAAATAAAAGTATTAATAATTAAGTATTTAGAATGTTATAAGAGCTTCATTTGTTTACCAGAAGATAGTCAAGTACGCAGAAGACTATTGAAATTTATAATTGAATTAAAATATGATTTTAAGAAGGTTGAATTAAATGATTTATATAGTAATATCCTAAAAGAAGATGATATTGATTGGATACGCGACCAATCTGAAAAAGGAGAATCATATTATGACGAAATAAGTACAATATATCAAAAAAAGTATAGTAAGGAAGAAAATGTCATTAAATTAATTGAAAATCCTGTAAAGTTAAAAGAAATTATTAAGGAATCTCAAAATGATAAGAACTACAACGTATGGATGAATTTTATTAAACTTGTTTTTATTGATGAAGTCGATATTTTTGAAAAATTACTTTCATGCTGGGAAGATGATTATATTACAGAAAGAATAGAAAAACTATTAGGAAATGAAGACATAATGTCGGATATTATTACCCTATCTGTTGATTATTTAGAAAACTATAATGTGTTGTCAAGCTATAAAAGACACAATATATCGTTGGAATATGATGTATCACTGATTTGCTACTATATTTTGAGTGTTTCCAAGTCAGATTCTAAAATAGTTGATCTGATTAAGGTTTATCGGAAATGGATGTGTGCAATTCTATTTGAGAATAAATTTACAAATATACATAAAGAACTATTTTGTAAATTTATCACGATTGATAAAAAGTACGTACTAAACTGGTTATTTAAGCAAGAAATATTAGATAGTGAAGATTTTGATGTAAAATATTCACTTATACTTATTATCAGAAATTGCTTAGATGAGTTTATTGAGAATGAAATATTAAAAAATTTCAACAAATATAAGAGCAATGAGTTTTTGTGCTATGTTCTTCTTGTGAACTTACTAATAAATAATAGCAAGAAGGCAAAGGCGTTTGTTGAAGAGTATATATTAAAGTTCGATAACAGCTTGAATTCATATGATACCGAGTATAAGTCGGTTGTTGCAGCTTATATTTTTGGCCAAATGAATTTTGATTGGAAATTGGTTTGGAAAAAAATACCTAATAATGAAATCAAGTATGATATCCTGTTGTATATCGCTCAGAAAGCTTCTAGCCATGGGTTTTATGATAGTAATAATATTAATAATTTTACAAATAATAATTTGATTTCAGAAAATCAATATGCAAAGTTCTATATTTGGATCGATGTAAACGCAAATAAAACAAGTAAGAGAGATCCATTAAATTCGTATATTAACCGAATAAAAGAATCAATCTTGTATAATTTGAAGAAAAGAAATTCTAAAGAGTCAAGAGAAGCAATTAAATATATATGGAAAAGTTGTTACAATGAATATATAGTTCAAGATTTGTGGAAAGAAATTGAGTACGAATACTTAAAGGAACGATGGATTCCATTAAAAATTAACGAGATTAGTGCAATGTATCACAACAAGCAAAAGACACTAATTAGGAATGGAGCTGACTTGTTAAATGAAATTACAAATTCATTAGAACGATTCAACAAGCGTATGAATGGGAGTAAATCAATAAAGCATCTGTTATGGAATGAGTCTAATTCTACTTTTACACATAAAAATGAACATGCTTTATCAAATTTGATTGCGTTTCATCTTGAGTATGACTTGAAAGAGACAGGTGTATTTGTTGACAGAGAAGTAGAAATAAGACCCAAACAGGGAACGGATGGAAGTGAAAAACCTGACATCGTTGTACAGATGAAATCAGGTTTAAATATTCACAAAAATGTAATCATATATATTGAAGTGAAAGGTTCGTGGCATGCAGAAGTTTCTACTTCAATGGAATCACAACTAATTAACAAGTACATGAAAAATAAATCTAAATATGGTATTTATGTAGTTGGGTGGTATGGAGAGAAAGCATCATCGATTAAAAACAATGAGTATTCTGAAATAGTGGATGAATTTAAGTCACAGGCAAAAGAATTAACTGACAAGTATAAAGTTATGGTTAATACTTCGGTAATAGATGTCTCCATTAATACTTAA
- a CDS encoding restriction endonuclease: MSDKGKEFEELVHYVYASLLKMEERNAIISKNVIIRGNDNTNNEFDVYYEFKKVGIPHRVAIECKNHSRPIERMYIHNFAGKLESVAPMQGVMISVSGYQEGAYEIAKKKGIILLEEKDLPRFNEILAEQFKFVFLPDENASGEPFWTLMEIENGENNGNYVCMPSNAEYDFIIPLFISKKVAETFKQKYYGNRECAVRGIRREQLFGLVEFTKIHNIIFWLVLSQPEEDGFDYFILTTEKLRKNYL, encoded by the coding sequence ATGAGTGACAAGGGTAAAGAATTTGAAGAACTTGTCCATTATGTATACGCAAGTCTACTAAAGATGGAAGAGAGAAATGCAATTATAAGTAAAAATGTAATAATTAGAGGAAATGATAATACAAATAATGAATTTGATGTTTATTATGAATTTAAAAAAGTAGGCATACCACATAGAGTGGCTATTGAATGCAAAAACCATAGCCGTCCTATAGAGAGGATGTATATTCACAATTTCGCAGGAAAGCTTGAGTCTGTAGCTCCCATGCAGGGAGTAATGATTTCAGTATCGGGTTATCAGGAAGGAGCTTATGAGATTGCTAAAAAGAAGGGTATAATCCTTTTAGAAGAAAAGGATTTGCCACGCTTTAATGAAATTTTAGCTGAGCAATTTAAATTTGTATTTCTGCCTGATGAGAATGCTTCTGGAGAACCTTTCTGGACACTTATGGAAATAGAAAATGGTGAGAACAATGGAAACTATGTGTGTATGCCTTCAAACGCTGAATATGATTTTATCATCCCATTATTTATTAGTAAAAAAGTTGCAGAAACTTTTAAACAGAAATACTATGGCAACAGAGAATGTGCTGTTAGAGGCATAAGGAGAGAACAGCTTTTCGGGCTTGTTGAATTTACAAAAATCCACAATATCATATTTTGGCTTGTATTATCACAACCTGAAGAAGATGGATTCGATTATTTTATCTTGACTACTGAAAAACTAAGGAAGAATTACCTATAG
- a CDS encoding pyridoxamine 5'-phosphate oxidase family protein has translation MKLNLDTIIGILEKEKILYLATTNNQFPDNSAVCFAYDQNLHLYFGSYSDTLKCINIKKNPYVAICVGTLQIQGLVRMIQYGSEEYKNKREFYDKRFPKYKSVFEKICNELYEISPLVIWNYNTSLGEMNRDELVFDEEYYQAISPYKFHKYNERS, from the coding sequence ATGAAACTTAATTTAGATACTATTATTGGGATATTAGAAAAAGAAAAAATTCTATATTTGGCAACAACAAATAATCAATTTCCGGATAATTCTGCTGTATGTTTTGCATATGATCAAAATTTGCATCTTTATTTTGGAAGTTATTCGGATACTTTAAAGTGCATTAACATTAAAAAAAATCCTTATGTAGCAATATGTGTTGGAACTTTACAAATTCAGGGGCTTGTTAGAATGATTCAATATGGCAGTGAAGAATATAAAAATAAAAGAGAATTTTATGATAAGCGTTTTCCTAAGTATAAATCAGTATTTGAAAAGATTTGTAATGAATTATATGAAATAAGCCCTCTTGTAATTTGGAACTATAACACATCTTTAGGGGAGATGAATAGGGATGAACTAGTATTTGATGAAGAATATTATCAAGCAATATCACCATATAAATTTCATAAATATAATGAGAGATCATAA
- a CDS encoding caspase family protein, which produces MKIKSRLALLLCGMMQIILFFSLTVNIFAEESICPIKGEALLIGLTSIDPMEYGTDGTDGCWGCENDVDLMNNILSSNGFNVSQLLTQSATHDNILSRINQIKGTLYAGDTFVIYFSGHGEQVADSNGDETDGLDETLVAYDKEIIDDELDTIWRTFPIGVKIVMISDSCHSGTAYKSTMNQRALVDTSTMDASLIHISGCRDNQFSNGDWDNGIFTKALGDVWDNGSFNGNYQTLCEQINSRINDSEQISEYHEYGNVLDNYRCEKPFTINKTPVQVSSFNDLKEGDQILFKCLGDISGNRWLDGRTADSTVGLSSQTGGKYTGSHWSIYKFQ; this is translated from the coding sequence ATGAAAATAAAGTCACGGCTTGCACTTTTACTATGCGGTATGATGCAAATAATTTTATTTTTTTCTTTAACAGTAAATATATTTGCAGAAGAATCAATTTGCCCTATAAAAGGTGAGGCTCTTTTAATAGGCTTAACGAGTATTGACCCAATGGAATATGGAACTGATGGCACAGATGGATGCTGGGGGTGCGAAAATGATGTGGATTTGATGAATAATATTCTTTCATCAAATGGCTTTAATGTCTCACAACTCTTAACTCAAAGCGCAACTCATGATAATATTTTGAGTCGTATCAATCAAATTAAAGGCACTCTTTATGCGGGAGATACGTTTGTAATCTATTTTTCAGGACATGGTGAACAAGTAGCTGACAGCAATGGTGATGAAACAGATGGTCTAGATGAAACGCTAGTTGCATATGATAAGGAAATTATAGATGATGAATTAGATACGATATGGAGAACTTTCCCTATTGGGGTGAAAATAGTTATGATTAGTGACAGTTGTCATTCGGGTACGGCATATAAATCTACAATGAATCAACGTGCATTAGTTGATACAAGTACGATGGATGCTTCCTTGATACATATCAGTGGTTGCCGAGATAATCAGTTTTCAAATGGTGATTGGGATAATGGAATATTTACAAAAGCACTTGGAGACGTATGGGATAACGGCAGTTTTAATGGAAACTATCAAACTTTATGTGAACAAATAAATTCAAGAATAAATGATTCTGAACAAATATCAGAGTATCATGAATATGGTAATGTTCTTGATAATTATAGATGTGAAAAACCATTTACTATTAATAAGACTCCAGTTCAAGTCTCATCATTCAATGATTTAAAAGAAGGCGATCAAATTCTTTTTAAATGTCTAGGCGATATTTCTGGAAATAGATGGCTTGATGGGCGTACTGCTGATTCTACAGTAGGTCTATCTTCGCAAACAGGAGGAAAATACACTGGCTCACATTGGAGCATTTATAAATTCCAATAA
- a CDS encoding resolvase, whose amino-acid sequence MTTEELYELQEDGNLGYACVYKKGDNGMHTDYMFPMTAENIANFIGNNAYTADKIIMTDMCDRLICESIYGGFIMTCPNQKLCRDIIPHLAPIQQGEKEPKDFPIATKEEMEALWHSEEEAVMQAEFRML is encoded by the coding sequence ATGACAACAGAAGAATTATATGAATTACAGGAAGATGGAAATCTAGGATATGCCTGTGTATATAAAAAAGGCGATAATGGAATGCATACTGATTATATGTTTCCAATGACTGCAGAGAACATTGCAAACTTTATTGGAAATAATGCTTATACTGCAGATAAGATTATCATGACAGATATGTGTGACAGGCTGATTTGTGAATCTATATATGGTGGGTTTATAATGACCTGTCCGAATCAGAAACTGTGCAGAGACATTATTCCTCACTTAGCACCCATACAGCAGGGAGAGAAAGAACCAAAGGACTTCCCCATTGCAACCAAAGAGGAAATGGAGGCATTATGGCATTCAGAAGAAGAGGCAGTAATGCAGGCTGAATTTAGGATGTTGTAA
- a CDS encoding recombinase family protein — MIVPEEAVIVKRIFREYLEGKSIIQIAKGLEADRIKTVTGLEHWHPGTIDGMLSNEKFCGDACMQKTYTIDFLTKKKVKNEGYAPQYYIEDNHEAIIPKELFHQVQVEKARRASLNKAAVTRKSNKAKKEKSKYSSKYVLTELLVCAECGHAYRRQTWSKYGQKTAVWRCEDRLKSGTSSKCKNSPTLKEEQLHDAIMKAINKVVENNGDFIKTFRENVIRVIGNYSTGGITTEYDAQIEELQKQMLKLIEDNAKQGAVSDDFDNAYKHISDQINELKKAKIQHVQAQKKAENYQQRVEALDKAITTVNPQVRDFDQELVKRLINSIRVSKGMKIEIQFHSGIVMTEEVECYED, encoded by the coding sequence GTGATAGTGCCGGAAGAAGCTGTTATAGTGAAACGGATTTTTAGAGAATATCTGGAGGGCAAAAGCATAATTCAGATAGCCAAGGGACTAGAAGCAGACAGAATCAAAACAGTAACAGGGCTGGAGCACTGGCATCCTGGAACAATCGATGGAATGCTCTCCAATGAAAAATTCTGCGGAGATGCCTGTATGCAAAAAACCTACACTATAGATTTTCTGACAAAGAAGAAAGTAAAAAATGAAGGATATGCTCCGCAATACTATATTGAAGATAACCATGAGGCAATTATACCGAAGGAGTTATTCCATCAAGTACAGGTGGAGAAAGCAAGGCGGGCAAGCCTTAATAAAGCTGCAGTAACTAGAAAATCAAATAAAGCGAAAAAAGAAAAGAGCAAATACAGCTCCAAATATGTACTAACCGAACTTCTGGTGTGTGCAGAATGCGGTCATGCTTACCGCAGGCAGACCTGGTCAAAATATGGACAAAAAACAGCGGTATGGCGATGCGAGGATAGGCTGAAAAGCGGAACAAGCTCCAAATGCAAAAACTCCCCAACCTTGAAGGAAGAGCAACTCCACGATGCAATAATGAAAGCCATCAACAAAGTAGTAGAAAACAACGGAGACTTTATCAAAACATTTCGTGAGAATGTTATCCGGGTAATAGGAAACTACAGCACCGGGGGAATTACAACCGAATATGATGCCCAAATCGAGGAACTGCAAAAGCAGATGCTGAAGCTCATCGAAGACAATGCAAAACAAGGAGCTGTAAGCGATGATTTTGACAATGCCTACAAACACATATCAGATCAGATAAACGAACTAAAAAAGGCAAAAATACAGCATGTACAAGCACAGAAAAAGGCAGAGAACTACCAACAAAGAGTAGAGGCACTGGACAAAGCCATAACCACGGTAAACCCACAAGTGCGAGACTTCGACCAAGAGCTTGTGAAAAGGCTGATTAACTCAATCAGAGTCTCCAAAGGAATGAAAATAGAAATACAGTTTCACTCTGGGATTGTTATGACGGAGGAAGTGGAGTGCTATGAGGATTAA
- a CDS encoding SMI1/KNR4 family protein translates to MEQDRIVELIKNAGTDAFFVGGANDDQVVEIEKQLNIQLPNSYKWFLKNYGHGSLSGVFIIGVGKDKSLVCVKETERRRDLGLPNKFLVIENCDEWQFCLDTGNMKDGECPIVEWEKGVTGKRIFQNFYKYIIQRFSESLENMGRFDFLKEYIFEDPKDKDIWNNKNVFFRLNHNDIHDYESKLGRKFPRELKDFFVEVGYGFLRCDVNDYINRIDLK, encoded by the coding sequence ATGGAACAAGATAGAATTGTTGAGCTAATTAAAAATGCTGGAACTGATGCTTTCTTTGTCGGTGGTGCGAATGATGACCAAGTTGTTGAAATAGAAAAACAACTTAATATTCAACTGCCTAATAGCTATAAGTGGTTTTTGAAAAATTATGGTCATGGCAGTCTTAGTGGAGTTTTTATAATAGGCGTTGGTAAAGATAAATCACTGGTTTGTGTGAAAGAGACTGAAAGAAGAAGGGATTTAGGCTTGCCTAATAAATTTTTGGTAATCGAAAACTGTGATGAGTGGCAGTTCTGTCTTGATACTGGAAATATGAAAGATGGCGAATGCCCTATAGTGGAATGGGAAAAAGGAGTAACAGGAAAAAGGATATTTCAAAATTTCTACAAGTATATTATACAAAGATTTAGTGAATCGTTAGAAAATATGGGGAGATTCGATTTTTTAAAAGAATATATATTTGAGGACCCAAAGGACAAGGATATATGGAATAACAAAAATGTATTTTTTCGATTAAACCATAATGATATTCATGACTATGAAAGTAAGCTGGGGAGAAAATTTCCTCGTGAGCTTAAAGACTTCTTTGTAGAGGTTGGATATGGTTTTCTAAGATGTGATGTTAATGATTACATAAATAGAATTGACCTCAAGTAA